The genome window TCCTGAATCATTTGGGCATCCGCAACAGGATGAATTATCAAGCCTTCGATTGTTCCGCCCTTAATCATTTTGTCGCAATAATCCGCAGATTGTTTCCAATAACCGAACACTTTTTGAACAGATTCACCTTCATCACCGGAGAGAATTTCCTCAAACCATAAATGGCCTTTTGTGGTGAGGTATTTTATTTCTTTCACCGTGGACAATAATGGCAGGTCTTCATCAACAAGCATGTTGGCGCTATTGAATAACGATCGTAACTCGGTAATTCCCATAATTCCGCTTCCGATCAGCAATAAAATAAGCGCACCAAATCCGATATACAGCTTTTGTCGAATGCTTGCGTTTTGTAACATCTTTTATCCCTCCGATAATAAATCTTACTTATAGGCTAATTTCAAATCTCGCCCCTACAGCGATTGAGTTTTGAAGTTGTGAATCCATTCCAGGATTAACGATATATTGCAAATCCGGCTGAAATGCAAACCACGGAAACAGTTGAGCGCGATAGCTGAGTTCGATTGCGGTTTCCGCATTTTCAACCGGTTGACCGGTTTGAATCATCCATTGCCGGAACGGCGTACCGCTCCGCACCGTAGCAACGGCAATGCCCACAGCATCCGCATCACGCCCCGGAAAAACACCGCTGTAAACAGCGCCGGCGCTGTAAAACAAACCGATTTGATTGTATGTGCTGTTTGCAAATCCCACATTTGCAAAGCAGGACAAGCCCTGTGCCGGATCAGAATATTCCCGGAACAATTGCCGCTCACCAAGCAGGTAAACACCCATATTGTTATTGCTGGACGATGTTTCGTCGATTGAAGCAAAATCTGCCGTATAACGCCAACCACCGATAGCTATTTTTTGATACGATTCACCAAAAGCTTCACCACTATTAATACTGCCGATCTCACCGGTGAGCAACAGCCCGTCGGTGCTGTTGAAGCGATGAATTTGGGTACCGCGCGGATTATCCGGATTGCCGGAAACCGCATCGAACGCCGCAAACTGACCATAAACCGATTCCATTGGCGAATATCGCACCCGTAATGCCAACGACGTTGCCGGGAAAATGGATGGACCATTTTGCCCGGTTTGGGCAAACTCCGCACCAATCCCAAAGGAACTGTTGATAAAAAATCCTGCTGTTTCGGTTACGTAAAACTCTGAATTTAAATCAATTAAGCCTGCTTTAAAAGACCAGGAATCTTGCGCAAAATTTTGCTCC of Calditrichia bacterium contains these proteins:
- a CDS encoding carbohydrate porin translates to MPLLIQSDENAGWTSATNGWIGLRSKLAEKGIELETAITGDMISNVSGGISSGNAFLNNVDVAISFDGETLMGWQGATLLTYILGNYGGSPGDYVGDFQGVSNIDAFNTWKVYELWLEQNFAQDSWSFKAGLIDLNSEFYVTETAGFFINSSFGIGAEFAQTGQNGPSIFPATSLALRVRYSPMESVYGQFAAFDAVSGNPDNPRGTQIHRFNSTDGLLLTGEIGSINSGEAFGESYQKIAIGGWRYTADFASIDETSSSNNNMGVYLLGERQLFREYSDPAQGLSCFANVGFANSTYNQIGLFYSAGAVYSGVFPGRDADAVGIAVATVRSGTPFRQWMIQTGQPVENAETAIELSYRAQLFPWFAFQPDLQYIVNPGMDSQLQNSIAVGARFEISL